The stretch of DNA AGGATAATTTTGCGGTCCGGGAACGTTCCGAGATACCAGGCGGCGAAATACTTTGATATGAACTCGGACTTCCCATGCCGGGGCGGGAGGAAGACCATGAGCCGTTTTAGCCTTCCGGCGGCGACTTCCAGGAGGCGGTTATTGAGATAGTCGAGGTGCTTCGCGCACAGCCACCTGCCTTTGCTGGCCTTAACTGCGAACGTCGCCGGACTGACCAGCGAGTGCAGCGCGGACTTTTCGGTCATACTCCTTGAAGGCTTCCGATCCGAGGATCTGTTCGATATCGAAGATCATGGCGATGGGTTCGCCGTCTTTGCCTGTGCTCTCGATGCGCTCCACGTAGCCGCGATTCTTGCCGATGGTCGCCAGGTGGAACTTGATCGCCCAGCCTTCGCCCCGGTCCCGGGCCTCGAAGAGGGCGACTTCGGACTTGTCGAGTTCGAGCTCCCGCAGGTCCGCGATCTTCTGTTTGATGGCGGGCTCGCTCTCGGCGCGGCGGGTGAGCGTGGAGGGGGCGCAGCCGAGGGATTTCGCAGCCAGGCGGATCATGCCGCGGGAGTCGTCGAGGGCTTCGCAGACCTGCTTATTGGAGTAGCGGCGGTTTTTGCGTGTGTCGGGGGGGGTTTCGTCGGGCATGTCAGGATACCTCTTTGAGCGTGTAATGGGGGGCGGATTCGTTGACAACCGAATAATCGCCCTGTGAATAGGAATCGGTCAATTGCCGCTGGTAGCTGAACGACATGGTACTCAAGAGGGCACTCTCCAGAACGGCGCAGGGAACGGCGATGTTGTGCGTTTCATAGCCCCGATTCCGTGCGGGCGGGATGTGATAGCTCCGCATCCAGTCGTCTTTGTTCGAGTCCCAGGCCAGTTTCAGTTGTGTCACCGGGTAGATTTTGACGAGCTGGGAAGGGGCATACACGGCGAAGATGTATTCGGCGTCAATGGTGTAGATCCAGCCCGGTTTGACGCACTCACCGTTTTTCCAGACGCTGCAGGTCTCGATCAGGAAGTCGCCCGAAAAAGGGCGGGTTCGCCACTTCTCCTGCGTGCGGATCTCTTCGCCGCTGGCGAGCTGCACAACGGTATCTATCCCGACCCGCTGCCGCTGCCCGAAGGGGAGGCGGGTTATCTTGACGACATTCTTGAAGTAATTTTTATAAATGTCGTCGATGGCGCCCTCTTTACTCTGCGAGAAGGCGAGCTGCTCGTTGAAGGAGTGGATCATACTTCGTTCCCCCATGCGGCCCACCCTTCCCGATTGGTTCGGGCGAAGAGTTCGATCCGGCTTTGTTCGGGGAACATCCGCTCGATCATGGTGTAGACGCAGGCGGGCTTTTCGCTGTGCCCTTCTCTCGGGCTCCGGATGACAGAATCAAAACGGTTCTCCGGATCGGGCGTCTTAAAGTTGCCCTTTATCCCGACCAATAAGAGTTCGTGTTGGATGCGGAACCAATACCCCATGCCCTTCTTCTCTTTGTCCCAGATGGCACAGGTGCGATACGTGAAACCCCAAGCATTCAACACTTCGAGCGATTCTTCCAGCTTGGGGGCCGTGGTCCACAGGAGGAGGATGGCATCATCGGCGGCGGGAACTTTCAGGGCTTTTATCTCCTCCAGATCCATTGTAGGATATTGGTTCTCGATCTCCCGCGTGCCCGTCTCGCTGAACTCGTAGCGCCACGGTGGATCTGCCAGAATCACAGAATACTGCCCGGCCGGTGTTGGGAGCGGCTTCTTCTCTTCGTGCTTGATCATCTGGATAATACCACGAACATCGCCCGAAGTGAGTTTCTTTGTATTTCCCCTCCCTGCGCCCCGTTTTCCATTTAGACGGCTTGTGATTTTTTCCATAGCCTTTTCTCTTATTTCTGGCTCCCGAAGGGAGAACAAAGGCCGTGCTGCCCTTTCGGTCATGTTGACCATGGTCAATTCTTTGGGAACGCCCCGGCTCTCCAGTTCTTTACAGAGATCCAGATAGTTCTCAATCAAGCGAACTGCATGTGGTAGCTTCTCGCACCAATCGGCGCCCTGCTCCTCACACTTTTTATAGAAAGCAATGCAACGGCTCAATGCCCGATCCTCCTATTGCGTGGTTGGTCGTGGTATCGGGCCGTGCCTTCTGCCAGGAACACGCGGCCCGGTTTTGCATTTACGGTCATGATTTCTGGTGCCTCCCTTCTATGGTGTTGGAAAGCAGTTTCCCGCACTTTTTACAGGTAAACTCGATTTTGAGTTCCACCCGGTCATTCGGCGCATCCCACGATTTGGCGGTTATCGCAAGGGAATTCCAGGGATGCTCGCAAGTTGGTATGATCATTCGCTCTCCCCCGCCCAATCAAATTCGCCCTGCTCGATCCGCTCGACCAGGCGCTCGATCTCCTCGTCCACCTCGCAGGGATAGTAGAGGTCGCTGGATACCTCGGCCAGGCGACCGTTCAGGTAATCCAATACGGCTTCTTTCTTCAGAAATTGACTCATTCTCCCACCAACCGATCTACAGTCATTGATACATCCCTCCATACGGCTCCTGCACGGGCCCGCCCGATTGCTGCTCCATGAGCGCGATCCCGCCCGCGATCATGCTCTTGTAGACCTGGACAATGGTCGCGG from bacterium encodes:
- a CDS encoding MT-A70 family methyltransferase; this encodes MSRCIAFYKKCEEQGADWCEKLPHAVRLIENYLDLCKELESRGVPKELTMVNMTERAARPLFSLREPEIREKAMEKITSRLNGKRGAGRGNTKKLTSGDVRGIIQMIKHEEKKPLPTPAGQYSVILADPPWRYEFSETGTREIENQYPTMDLEEIKALKVPAADDAILLLWTTAPKLEESLEVLNAWGFTYRTCAIWDKEKKGMGYWFRIQHELLLVGIKGNFKTPDPENRFDSVIRSPREGHSEKPACVYTMIERMFPEQSRIELFARTNREGWAAWGNEV